From a single Miscanthus floridulus cultivar M001 chromosome 8, ASM1932011v1, whole genome shotgun sequence genomic region:
- the LOC136472842 gene encoding uncharacterized protein → MAPASGWGRAVGNTRSFVGNALGGLRGWSNLASWTVAGTLAYYLWVKPARQLQKEQEERAALAAASDPYRYVEKRKPIPDPQDTGLTYGKKRVPTKSED, encoded by the exons ATGGCGCCGGCGAGCGGGTGGGGCCGTGCTGTGGGGAACACGCGGTCGTTCGTGGGCAACGCGCTGGGCGGCCTCCGTGGGTGGAGCAACCTCGCCTCCTGGACCGTCGCCGGAACCCTCGCCTACTACCTCTGGGTCAAGCCCGCGCGCCAGCTCCAGAAGGAGCAGGAG GAGCGAGCCGCTTTGGCTGCTGCCTCAGATCCGTATCGTTATGTTGAGAAGCGGAAACCAATTCCTGATCCACAG GACACTGGCCTTACTTATGGGAAGAAAAGGGTGCCTACGAAATCTGAAGATTAG